A single genomic interval of Stieleria maiorica harbors:
- a CDS encoding helix-turn-helix domain-containing protein, translating to MMLSKQVFQQEEEISMADGEVAMRLERIERLLESLIEQKRTKEYYSTAEVAQILNRAEFTVREWCRHGRVWAEKRGTGRGLSKEWMISREELERIENEGLLPI from the coding sequence ATGATGCTGAGTAAACAAGTGTTCCAGCAGGAAGAGGAAATAAGTATGGCAGACGGAGAAGTAGCAATGCGACTTGAGCGGATTGAACGTCTGCTTGAGTCGCTCATCGAGCAGAAGAGAACGAAGGAATATTACTCAACAGCTGAGGTCGCTCAGATCCTGAATCGAGCTGAGTTCACCGTTCGGGAATGGTGCCGCCACGGTCGAGTGTGGGCCGAAAAGCGAGGGACAGGTCGTGGGTTAAGCAAAGAGTGGATGATTTCCCGCGAAGAGTTGGAGCGAATCGAAAACGAAGGGTTGCTGCCCATATGA
- a CDS encoding MT-A70 family methyltransferase — MMDLTHLILDLPCGRRGAMLQAAVSFRDDLVSDRVDDIESLRTAFAIEWKRQYECPVPVKGLQETMQPPLPIGTVLEFNKLMLMDSEADIEAALSELMELLHSKVCKDETAAKQLVLFPVAESSDNDRQQPTASVGTNVSELQTLVKSGHRFSTIYADPPWAYDNTSSRGAAENHYQTMTVDEICAEPVREIVAENAHLHLWTTNAFLRESFDVIESWGFKFKSCFVWTKPDIGMGNYWRVSHEFLLLGVRGALTFVSAR; from the coding sequence ATGATGGATCTAACTCACCTGATATTGGACCTGCCATGCGGACGCCGTGGCGCGATGTTGCAAGCAGCCGTTTCGTTTCGCGACGACCTTGTGAGCGACCGAGTTGATGACATTGAATCGCTGCGAACGGCATTTGCAATCGAATGGAAGCGTCAATATGAATGCCCAGTCCCGGTGAAAGGGCTTCAAGAGACGATGCAGCCGCCATTGCCCATCGGCACGGTGCTTGAGTTCAATAAGCTCATGCTGATGGACAGCGAAGCTGACATCGAGGCCGCGCTATCCGAGCTCATGGAGTTGCTTCACTCGAAAGTGTGCAAGGACGAAACGGCTGCGAAGCAATTGGTTCTGTTTCCGGTTGCCGAATCCTCCGACAACGATAGACAACAGCCAACTGCGAGCGTGGGAACGAACGTCAGCGAGTTGCAAACGCTGGTGAAATCGGGACATCGATTCTCGACGATCTATGCCGATCCTCCCTGGGCATACGACAACACCAGTTCACGTGGCGCGGCAGAGAATCACTACCAGACAATGACCGTGGACGAAATATGCGCCGAGCCGGTCAGAGAGATTGTCGCCGAAAATGCCCATTTGCATCTGTGGACGACGAACGCCTTCTTGCGTGAGTCGTTTGACGTGATCGAATCCTGGGGATTTAAGTTCAAATCGTGCTTTGTGTGGACGAAGCCAGATATCGGCATGGGGAATTATTGGCGCGTGTCCCACGAATTCCTGCTGCTGGGTGTGCGGGGCGCGCTGACCTTTGTAAGCGCACGGTGA
- the tnpA gene encoding IS66 family insertion sequence element accessory protein TnpA, producing MRKRFSAPQWAAWMEQFESSELTVAEFCQQIHVSVNSFYVWRRKLKASPVDLFVPVVVKPNSQVCVDFPCGAVLRVDNQIESLRPVLETLAQIQGAEA from the coding sequence ATGCGAAAACGATTTTCTGCCCCTCAGTGGGCTGCGTGGATGGAGCAGTTCGAATCCAGTGAACTGACGGTTGCCGAGTTTTGCCAACAGATCCATGTCAGCGTCAACTCGTTCTATGTTTGGCGACGGAAGCTCAAGGCGTCGCCCGTCGATCTGTTTGTTCCTGTTGTCGTCAAGCCAAACAGCCAAGTTTGCGTCGACTTCCCTTGCGGAGCCGTTCTCCGTGTCGACAACCAAATCGAATCGTTGCGACCCGTCTTGGAGACACTCGCTCAGATTCAAGGGGCGGAGGCATGA
- the tnpB gene encoding IS66 family insertion sequence element accessory protein TnpB (TnpB, as the term is used for proteins encoded by IS66 family insertion elements, is considered an accessory protein, since TnpC, encoded by a neighboring gene, is a DDE family transposase.), translating into MVTTIIEQDPLSGQLFVFRNRNRDRLKILYWDRDGLAIWYKRLEKGTFQFPTDLVGKDTRPEKAEITAQQLSLLLGGIDLRSIEHRKRYRPKKTR; encoded by the coding sequence ATGGTCACAACGATCATTGAGCAAGATCCTCTGAGCGGCCAGTTGTTTGTTTTCCGCAATCGAAATCGTGACCGGCTGAAGATCTTGTACTGGGACCGAGATGGACTGGCCATTTGGTACAAGCGACTCGAAAAGGGAACGTTTCAGTTTCCAACCGATCTTGTCGGCAAAGATACACGTCCTGAGAAGGCTGAGATTACAGCGCAACAGCTCTCGCTCCTGCTCGGTGGAATCGATTTGAGAAGCATCGAGCACCGCAAACGCTATCGACCGAAAAAAACTCGTTGA
- the tnpC gene encoding IS66 family transposase, producing the protein MDELPADIDELRELVLKLASSNDQLAQTVSTQQAKLEKQEHRIAELLAALRGKQRERIDPDQLLLFEIGELEKLIEEELEESKPRRGRKKRRSRRMIPDNLPHVEVLHELPEQERLCPIDGKPMPVIRYEISKQLDYVAAQMRVIVHKRAVYACPEKHDQATLLTAPKPPEPIAKGLATAGLLAQVVVGKFGDHLPGYRLEDIFSRHGVHIRRSTIYDWLAAVSDLVEPLYELMKSRCLQSRVIHTDDTQVKLIDHAIGGTRMARFWAYLGDRGHPYTVYDFTQTRERAGPEQFLKNYEGYLQADAYGGYDGIYLQSQGKIAEVSCWAHCRRYWHKAREQDPARAHHVLGVIARLYEVERAASESDREILRSIREQHALPLLRDLKRWLDDEEFLPKSLIGKAATYTRNQWEGLNRYIESGELSIDNNRAERAMKNVALGRKAWLFVGSTEAGHRASRLMSLIASCKENHVEPWAYMRAVISGLPRGVAVETLLPDRWLADNPEHRWEIADQRKKEREAKS; encoded by the coding sequence ATGGATGAATTGCCTGCCGATATCGACGAGCTACGCGAACTCGTGTTGAAGCTCGCTTCTTCCAACGATCAACTTGCCCAAACGGTCTCCACGCAGCAAGCGAAGCTTGAAAAGCAGGAGCACAGAATTGCCGAGCTTCTCGCGGCTCTTCGCGGAAAGCAACGAGAGCGGATCGATCCCGATCAACTGCTGCTCTTTGAGATCGGTGAGCTTGAGAAGCTGATCGAAGAAGAGCTGGAGGAATCCAAGCCCAGACGCGGACGAAAGAAGCGTCGTTCCCGGCGAATGATTCCCGACAACTTGCCACACGTGGAAGTCCTTCACGAACTTCCCGAGCAGGAGCGTCTCTGTCCGATCGATGGCAAACCGATGCCGGTGATTCGGTACGAGATCAGCAAGCAACTCGACTACGTTGCGGCGCAGATGCGAGTGATCGTGCACAAGCGAGCTGTGTACGCTTGCCCGGAAAAGCATGATCAGGCAACCCTGCTGACCGCCCCCAAGCCGCCTGAGCCGATCGCCAAGGGCTTGGCCACCGCAGGCCTTCTTGCCCAAGTCGTCGTCGGCAAATTCGGTGACCACTTGCCCGGTTATCGACTCGAAGACATCTTCTCACGTCATGGCGTGCACATCCGCCGCAGCACGATCTACGATTGGCTGGCGGCCGTATCGGACCTTGTTGAGCCGCTTTACGAGCTGATGAAGTCGCGCTGCCTGCAGTCTCGCGTGATCCACACCGACGACACGCAGGTCAAGCTGATCGATCACGCGATCGGCGGTACACGTATGGCACGGTTCTGGGCGTATCTTGGCGATCGCGGACACCCATACACGGTCTATGACTTCACGCAGACGCGAGAGCGGGCCGGGCCAGAACAATTTTTGAAAAACTACGAAGGTTACCTCCAAGCGGATGCTTACGGTGGCTATGACGGAATCTACTTGCAATCGCAAGGCAAGATCGCCGAAGTATCCTGCTGGGCGCACTGTCGTCGCTACTGGCACAAGGCGCGTGAGCAAGATCCTGCGCGAGCCCATCATGTCCTTGGCGTGATCGCGCGTCTTTACGAAGTGGAGCGTGCAGCGAGCGAATCTGATCGTGAGATCCTCCGGTCGATACGAGAGCAGCACGCGCTACCGCTGCTGAGGGACCTGAAGCGTTGGCTGGACGACGAGGAGTTCTTGCCGAAGAGTTTAATCGGCAAGGCGGCAACCTACACACGCAACCAATGGGAAGGGCTGAATCGCTATATCGAAAGCGGCGAGCTATCGATCGACAACAACCGAGCCGAACGGGCGATGAAAAACGTCGCCCTTGGCCGCAAGGCCTGGCTATTCGTTGGAAGCACCGAAGCGGGGCATCGGGCGTCGCGACTGATGTCGCTGATCGCCAGTTGCAAAGAGAACCATGTGGAACCGTGGGCGTACATGCGGGCAGTCATCAGCGGGCTTCCCCGGGGAGTCGCAGTAGAAACACTGCTTCCAGATCGCTGGCTGGCTGACAATCCCGAGCATCGTTGGGAAATCGCTGACCAGCGAAAAAAGGAACGAGAAGCAAAGAGCTAG
- a CDS encoding helix-turn-helix domain-containing protein, with protein sequence MAKIDTVLLGRQIQEARKSAGFTQQQVADELGIQRTAVVNIEAGQRSISTRELTKLARFFGRSVSELLDEESSSNEDIFVVLHRLDEEFSEDSEVRREVNNHVAICREGHDLKEILGISSEDASPEYAMPEPQSTIEAVEQGAEVAVQERRRLSLGSNPLPDLAKLIAAQGIWAAKVSLPDEMSGMFLLHPTFGSAILINQHHPLSRRRFSFAHEYAHALLDRNSTATISSSRNRKDLREVRANAFSAAFLLPADGIHSFLLHRRKTVPSRIEQIVYDPSAHGEEFVAAKQRVKASNSKVTYQDVASLMCYFRTSYQATCYRLRSLEFITKDELSELLEKEALAKTVFTVLQLFDEAKDEGENDSQFDEDVLRLQVLNLVVEAYRREELSQGRLRDFSSMLGIKAADLLELAEAA encoded by the coding sequence ATGGCAAAGATCGACACCGTTTTACTGGGGCGTCAGATTCAAGAAGCTCGAAAGAGTGCTGGATTCACTCAGCAGCAAGTTGCTGACGAACTTGGCATTCAACGCACCGCTGTAGTCAATATTGAGGCTGGACAGCGATCCATCAGCACTCGCGAACTTACCAAGCTTGCACGATTCTTCGGTCGCTCCGTTTCTGAGCTTCTCGATGAAGAATCGTCGTCCAATGAAGATATCTTTGTCGTTCTTCATCGACTCGACGAAGAGTTTTCTGAAGACTCAGAGGTACGCCGAGAAGTCAATAACCATGTTGCGATCTGTCGCGAGGGGCATGACTTAAAAGAGATACTTGGAATTTCCAGTGAGGATGCATCGCCAGAATACGCGATGCCAGAACCGCAATCGACCATTGAGGCCGTAGAACAAGGTGCTGAAGTCGCCGTTCAAGAACGCCGTAGACTTTCTCTTGGAAGCAATCCGCTTCCAGATCTTGCAAAGCTGATAGCTGCACAAGGCATTTGGGCGGCAAAAGTTTCTCTTCCCGACGAAATGTCCGGGATGTTTCTCCTTCACCCGACTTTTGGTTCCGCGATTCTCATCAACCAACATCATCCGCTTTCAAGACGCCGGTTTTCGTTTGCCCACGAATATGCTCATGCACTGCTTGACCGAAACTCGACCGCGACCATAAGCAGTAGCAGAAACAGAAAGGACCTTAGAGAAGTAAGAGCAAATGCCTTTTCGGCAGCATTTCTACTTCCAGCAGATGGGATCCACTCCTTCTTGTTGCATAGAAGAAAAACTGTCCCAAGCCGAATAGAACAGATTGTCTACGATCCTTCTGCACATGGGGAAGAATTTGTTGCAGCGAAGCAACGCGTCAAGGCCAGCAATAGCAAAGTCACCTATCAAGATGTCGCATCCCTGATGTGCTATTTTCGTACAAGCTACCAGGCAACTTGCTATCGGCTTCGGTCACTTGAGTTTATCACCAAAGATGAGCTATCTGAACTGCTCGAAAAAGAAGCACTTGCCAAAACGGTGTTCACTGTTTTGCAATTGTTCGACGAAGCTAAGGATGAAGGCGAAAACGATAGCCAGTTTGACGAAGATGTACTTCGGCTGCAGGTATTGAATCTTGTCGTCGAAGCTTATCGTCGCGAGGAATTGTCGCAAGGGCGACTACGCGACTTCAGTTCGATGCTTGGCATCAAAGCAGCAGATTTGTTGGAACTTGCCGAGGCGGCATAG
- a CDS encoding sigma-70 family RNA polymerase sigma factor, giving the protein MTKEPIRVATAVPPLRKRKQSTGEVYSRRTPVEQLLAALHEISIEEVARRSEILDSADPEYIPPEAVMHFVRFAKNCSDQLAYKSLFRSLRQRFLQLLRVNRKSLGGDRYIEDSYQAAVRDAVVDNVTEKLCHDRNAYDDRLDYFEINFNSAVARARRTAKRDSSENRKRENCQSLEAVVESADLDGVDTAIRSLRDVSEKFEDFSYRSGVYSAISLLPDEERQVIQLLVEGFKIKEIAELVGCTEKTVSARRNRARAKLREELYLEDRV; this is encoded by the coding sequence ATGACGAAAGAGCCGATCAGGGTTGCGACAGCCGTGCCCCCGCTTCGCAAACGCAAGCAATCAACGGGCGAGGTTTATTCGCGCCGTACACCAGTCGAACAACTGCTTGCTGCACTTCATGAGATTTCAATCGAAGAAGTTGCTAGGCGCTCGGAGATCTTGGATTCAGCTGATCCCGAATATATTCCGCCGGAAGCTGTCATGCATTTTGTTCGATTCGCGAAGAATTGCAGTGATCAGTTAGCCTACAAATCTCTTTTCCGTAGCCTTCGTCAACGTTTTCTTCAACTCCTACGGGTGAATCGGAAATCTCTGGGCGGCGATCGATATATCGAGGACTCGTATCAAGCCGCAGTCAGAGACGCCGTTGTCGACAACGTAACGGAGAAGCTCTGTCATGATCGCAATGCCTACGATGATCGATTGGACTATTTCGAAATCAATTTCAATAGTGCGGTAGCCAGGGCGCGGCGCACGGCAAAGCGTGACTCGTCCGAGAATCGAAAACGGGAGAATTGTCAGTCACTTGAGGCAGTTGTCGAATCGGCGGATCTTGACGGAGTCGATACGGCTATCAGGTCGCTTCGAGACGTTTCGGAAAAATTTGAAGACTTCTCTTACCGATCAGGCGTGTATTCTGCGATTAGCCTTCTGCCAGATGAAGAAAGGCAAGTAATTCAACTATTGGTGGAGGGATTCAAGATAAAGGAAATTGCGGAACTTGTTGGTTGCACAGAGAAGACTGTGTCAGCTCGAAGAAACCGGGCTCGTGCCAAGCTCCGCGAAGAACTGTATTTGGAGGACAGGGTATGA
- a CDS encoding ATP-dependent helicase codes for MTDRIELARRRAAELHAAAVSDGGDPSKPYDFVCREAARLEIDVSRVPVDDVRLCGGRALFDPEAWLILHEDSGSAFTDAFLVAHEIGHVEFGGEAEFLAITDIDPERSSGSTGVGTDRVVDYSNRARREVQMDLFARELLLPRNWIRTLHLEQEQTASQIAALIDAPLPVVFQQLLDAIFLPELVEEYKPEVAIKYNDRQLEAMRFSGENAFLLKAGPGTGKTRTLIGRIEHLVSTGVSPERILVLTFSNKAAGELSDRLATMNPDAAARVWVGTFHSFGLDIVRRFHDLLNLPSDPRLIDRAEAIEMLEGVYAGLELNHLKNLQYPSLEIRRALDAISRAHDEVVGPDRYRSLAETMRANASEEKAITRAEECLDVATIFEAYEELKISRGGVDFGNLVSLPVKLCEEISDVQEHLSSLYEHVLVDEFQDVNRASVRLLKALSPSGKNLWVVGDARQSIYRFRGASLFNMQRFCEDDFPGGTTGELDLSYRSVPEISGTVYQFANSMVDVSDDTTSIETTRDSMEHRPELRVVEKKTDEVAAIADAIVTMRDDGYSYRKQAVLCSGNDRLAQLANDLEHRGIPVLFLGNVFERSEIRDLLSIVSLMADRRAMGLLRIATMNEFSMRLSDASALIDHLRASSTPAMKWLSDSLDDVELTEQGVASLERLQAALAGFHPGSHPWILLATLLFDRTRIAANLAMADDVSSRAQGIAIWQLMNFARLIPAGEGTPTFRLLDRIRHLVLNSDDRELRQLPKAAESIDAVRLMTMHGSKGLESPVVHIPGLNSSSIPLSAGFQLSRKITPPDGMIEGTSESGYDAVKNGLENEQACLLFVALSRAEDRLFLYRNKKRSDDARQSPSKFLECLQGHVDEWEIEADGEVAADQETDAWRVTVEEPISVTDHQVRLYDKCPRRFLYSHILQTGGRRTETQYMQLHAAVQDVVQHVASNHISRPSRDEAERLLENAMVQRGFSADASSVEYRKIAVDLVRFLIECASGAETLPPEPMIVQITGGTIEIVPDQVVRREDGSLSIQRIRTGHVVKKDVESIESKAFVLGTEGLSERTVAEVVHLSDGKVTPLPTSARKLDNAQKRLDEIGLEILSGKFGLKTSDTCPLCPAYFVCGKLPAGELSKKISA; via the coding sequence ATGACCGATCGAATTGAGCTTGCAAGACGACGAGCAGCAGAGCTTCATGCAGCCGCAGTTTCTGATGGTGGTGATCCGTCCAAGCCATACGATTTCGTTTGTCGAGAGGCTGCACGACTAGAAATTGATGTTAGCCGAGTTCCTGTGGACGATGTGCGACTGTGCGGCGGGCGTGCTTTGTTCGATCCCGAGGCATGGCTAATTCTCCACGAAGACAGCGGCAGCGCTTTCACTGACGCTTTTCTTGTTGCGCACGAAATTGGGCATGTTGAATTCGGTGGAGAAGCTGAATTCCTCGCTATCACCGACATTGACCCAGAGCGGTCCTCGGGTTCCACCGGCGTTGGAACGGACAGGGTGGTTGATTACAGCAACCGCGCACGGCGTGAGGTGCAGATGGACCTCTTCGCTAGAGAGTTGTTATTACCCCGCAATTGGATCCGAACGCTCCATCTAGAACAAGAGCAGACCGCTAGTCAGATTGCAGCGTTGATTGATGCTCCACTCCCGGTAGTCTTTCAACAGCTACTTGATGCGATATTTCTGCCAGAGCTGGTCGAAGAGTATAAGCCGGAAGTCGCTATCAAGTACAACGATCGTCAGCTGGAGGCGATGCGTTTCTCGGGTGAGAACGCGTTTCTACTCAAAGCAGGACCGGGCACCGGAAAGACGCGGACTCTAATCGGTCGTATTGAGCATTTGGTCAGCACAGGTGTTTCGCCAGAACGCATACTGGTGCTGACGTTTTCTAACAAAGCTGCGGGGGAGTTGTCAGATCGCCTCGCGACAATGAATCCAGACGCTGCTGCAAGGGTTTGGGTGGGAACTTTTCACTCATTCGGACTCGATATTGTCCGACGATTTCATGACCTGCTGAATCTCCCCAGTGACCCTCGGCTTATTGACCGAGCGGAAGCGATAGAAATGCTGGAGGGGGTCTACGCTGGGCTGGAGCTGAACCACCTAAAGAACCTGCAATATCCTTCACTTGAGATTCGCCGTGCTCTGGACGCTATTTCCCGAGCGCACGATGAAGTGGTTGGGCCGGACCGCTATCGCTCGTTGGCGGAGACGATGCGGGCAAACGCGAGTGAAGAAAAAGCAATCACTCGCGCAGAAGAGTGCCTTGATGTAGCGACTATTTTTGAGGCCTATGAGGAGCTGAAAATTTCCCGTGGTGGTGTCGATTTTGGCAACCTTGTTTCGTTGCCGGTGAAGCTTTGTGAGGAAATAAGCGATGTCCAAGAGCACTTGTCTTCACTTTACGAACACGTTCTCGTTGATGAGTTTCAGGACGTCAATCGAGCAAGCGTGCGACTTCTTAAGGCGTTATCACCATCGGGGAAAAACCTTTGGGTTGTGGGTGATGCTAGGCAGTCGATCTATCGTTTTCGCGGCGCATCCTTGTTCAATATGCAGAGGTTCTGTGAAGACGATTTTCCAGGTGGCACTACGGGCGAGCTCGATCTGAGCTATCGAAGCGTTCCAGAGATTAGCGGAACCGTCTACCAATTTGCCAATTCGATGGTCGACGTGAGCGATGACACGACGTCTATTGAGACCACGCGCGACTCAATGGAGCACCGTCCAGAACTGCGAGTGGTCGAAAAAAAGACTGATGAAGTTGCCGCGATTGCAGATGCGATTGTAACCATGCGAGATGACGGTTACTCCTACCGAAAGCAAGCCGTGCTATGTTCTGGCAATGATCGATTGGCGCAACTTGCCAACGATTTGGAGCATCGCGGTATTCCGGTTTTGTTCTTGGGAAACGTCTTCGAGAGAAGTGAGATTCGAGACCTGCTGTCGATCGTTTCTCTCATGGCGGATCGACGCGCGATGGGTCTTCTCCGGATTGCGACAATGAACGAGTTCTCAATGCGGCTATCTGATGCTTCGGCGTTGATCGATCATCTGCGAGCAAGCAGTACGCCGGCAATGAAGTGGCTGTCTGACTCTTTGGACGATGTAGAACTGACTGAGCAAGGTGTAGCATCTCTGGAAAGACTGCAAGCCGCGCTGGCGGGTTTTCACCCCGGCTCTCATCCTTGGATACTTCTGGCAACACTACTATTCGATCGAACACGAATTGCCGCTAACCTGGCCATGGCCGATGATGTCTCAAGCCGAGCACAAGGAATCGCGATCTGGCAGTTAATGAATTTTGCTCGACTGATTCCTGCTGGAGAAGGGACCCCGACTTTTCGTCTACTGGATCGCATTCGTCATCTTGTCCTCAACTCAGATGATCGCGAGCTGCGCCAACTTCCCAAAGCGGCAGAGTCTATTGACGCGGTGAGATTGATGACGATGCACGGAAGCAAAGGACTAGAGTCTCCAGTCGTCCACATACCAGGCCTCAATTCTTCAAGTATACCTTTGTCGGCTGGATTTCAGCTCTCGCGAAAAATCACACCACCAGATGGGATGATCGAAGGCACGTCCGAATCTGGCTATGACGCGGTCAAGAACGGTTTGGAAAACGAGCAGGCATGTCTGCTTTTCGTTGCTCTCTCACGAGCGGAAGACCGTCTTTTCCTTTACCGAAACAAGAAACGCTCCGACGATGCGCGACAATCCCCATCGAAGTTTCTGGAATGTTTGCAAGGGCATGTTGACGAATGGGAGATTGAGGCTGACGGTGAGGTTGCAGCCGACCAGGAGACTGATGCGTGGAGAGTAACAGTAGAGGAACCAATTTCGGTAACGGATCATCAGGTTCGACTCTACGATAAATGCCCACGCCGATTCCTCTATTCCCACATTCTTCAGACGGGAGGTCGCAGAACGGAAACGCAATACATGCAGTTGCACGCCGCTGTGCAGGATGTCGTGCAACATGTTGCATCGAATCACATCAGTCGGCCCTCTCGCGATGAAGCTGAGAGATTGCTCGAAAATGCGATGGTGCAGCGTGGGTTTTCGGCCGACGCATCGTCGGTGGAGTACCGAAAAATCGCTGTTGATCTCGTTCGATTTCTAATCGAATGTGCCTCAGGCGCGGAGACACTACCGCCTGAACCAATGATAGTACAAATTACAGGAGGGACGATAGAGATCGTTCCTGACCAGGTCGTTCGACGAGAGGACGGTAGCCTATCGATTCAACGGATTCGCACCGGACATGTTGTCAAAAAGGATGTGGAATCGATTGAGTCAAAGGCATTTGTTCTTGGGACAGAAGGGCTCTCCGAACGTACCGTCGCTGAAGTTGTCCACTTGAGCGATGGAAAAGTGACGCCGCTGCCGACGTCCGCGCGAAAACTCGACAATGCTCAAAAGCGACTGGACGAAATCGGTCTTGAAATCTTATCCGGCAAGTTTGGATTAAAAACTAGCGATACCTGTCCGCTCTGCCCAGCGTACTTCGTTTGTGGCAAGCTACCGGCTGGGGAATTATCCAAGAAAATCTCTGCCTGA
- a CDS encoding multiubiquitin domain-containing protein, with the protein MSDRNTKNKGFRVLVANDQLKFKPYQVDDPVPLGRQILEIAGYDSDGDASLAAILDNGDFEDIRLDEKVDLQKRGAERFIAFRSDRSFRFEVEKDQQHWGKPLISGQVLRRLAKASDGEVVFLSVPGGQDRVIDRTELVDLNEPGVERFFKGPKPDPSVQIIVNTREKTVPSKDVTFDQIVQLAFPGNHGENEEFTITYDGALSCPSDGNLGAGGTVQVKHGTIFNVKRAIRS; encoded by the coding sequence GTGAGTGATAGAAATACAAAAAACAAAGGCTTTCGTGTGTTGGTCGCAAATGACCAGCTGAAATTCAAACCTTATCAAGTCGACGATCCTGTTCCACTGGGTCGTCAGATTCTGGAAATCGCAGGCTACGACTCGGACGGTGATGCGAGTCTTGCTGCAATCCTAGATAACGGTGACTTCGAGGACATCCGTCTGGATGAAAAAGTCGACCTGCAAAAGCGTGGAGCTGAGCGGTTTATTGCCTTTCGCAGTGACCGAAGCTTTCGTTTCGAGGTCGAGAAAGACCAGCAGCACTGGGGAAAGCCACTAATCAGTGGTCAGGTTCTGCGGCGACTTGCGAAGGCAAGTGATGGCGAAGTCGTTTTTCTGTCAGTACCTGGCGGTCAAGATCGTGTAATCGATCGCACTGAACTGGTTGATTTGAATGAGCCTGGGGTGGAGCGGTTCTTTAAGGGTCCCAAGCCCGATCCGAGCGTCCAGATCATTGTCAACACTCGCGAAAAGACTGTTCCGTCGAAAGACGTTACTTTTGATCAAATCGTTCAACTTGCGTTTCCTGGAAACCACGGTGAGAACGAGGAGTTCACGATTACCTATGACGGTGCATTGTCGTGTCCGTCTGACGGCAATCTTGGTGCTGGTGGAACTGTTCAGGTTAAACATGGGACGATTTTCAATGTCAAACGAGCTATTCGATCGTAG